ATCAATCGGGCTTTGTGCGCAAGCACGTTGCGCAGAGCGGTACGCAGCATGGTGATGTGTCAGTCCTGGAAGTATCGGGAGATAGCTGGAGTAGCCGGAGTAACCAGTGGAGGCGGGGGGACTTACGGGATGACGGGAGAGGAAGACGTGCGAGAGAGCCGCGTCAGTTCGTCCGTCCCTGGGTCTCGAAGTGCCGCATGCGGTCGAGCACGGCCTCGGGGGTGGGGGCGGGCAGATCGTCGGTGAGCCGTCCGTCGGCGAGGAAGACCACCCGGTCCGCGTAGGAGGCGGCCACCGGGTCGTGGGTGACCATCACGACCGTCTGCCCCAACTCGCGTACGGAGTCCCGCAGAAAGCCCAGGACTTCCGCACCGGAACGGGAGTCGAGGTTGCCGGTCGGCTCGTCCGCGAAGATGATTTCCGGACGCCCGGCCAGCGCGCGGGCCACGGCGACGCGCTGCTGCTGCCCGCCGGAGAGCTGCGAGGGGCGGTGCCGCAGCCGCCCGGAGAGCCCGACGGTCCCCACGATCAGCTCCAGCCACTCCTGATCAGGCTTACGGCCGGCGATATCCATCGGCAGCGTGATGTTCTCGACGGCGTTCAGCGTGGGCAGCAGGTTGAACGCCTGGAAGACGAAGCCGAGCTTCTCCCTGCGGAGCCTGGTGAGCTGACGGTCTCCCAAGCGGGACAGCTCGGTGTCACCGATACGGGCCGATCCCTGGGAGATGGTGTCGAGCCCGGCCATGCAGTGCATCAGCGTCGACTTGCCGGAGCCGGACGGCCCCATGATCGCGGTGAACCGGCCGCGCCCGAACTCGACGGTCACCGAGTCGAGGGCGACGACGCGGGTCTCGCCCTCGCCGTAGACCTTGGTCAGCCCCGTCGCGCGGGCGGCGACGCCGGAAGAGGCGCCGAGGCGGGTGGCAGCAGTGGCAGGGTGCGACATGGGTACTCCTGGGAAGGGTGCGGGACTCCCGACCATCGTGTCCGCGAGGCACCCCCGGATCCGTCGCCCTCAGGTCGGGACTGCGCCGCCTGCCCAAGGACAGACCCGCCCCAGTCCTGTCGTCCTCATGGACCACAGCTCCTCTGCCCGAAGAGAGAGCGCCGACAGCCCTGCCTGCCCGGAGAGCCCATGCCCCGACCTGGGAGGCGCTCAGTCCATCAGCCCGGCCTGGTGCGCCAGCAGCCCCGCCTGCACCCGGCTGCTGGAACCCGTCTTCTCCAGGATCGACCGGACATGGCTCTTGACGGTCCCCACGCCGATGCCGAGCCGACTGCCGATCTCCGCGTTCGACAGCCCCTCCCCCAGGGTGACCAGCACCTCCCGCTCCCGGTCCGTCAGCCCCGCCACCCTGCTGTCCGGAGCCGGGGGCCCGGCCCCGCCGCCGCTCAGCATCCGGCGGATGACGGTTCCGGTGACGCCGGGTGAGAGCACGGCGTCCCCCGCGGCCGCGGCCCGTACCGCACTGATCAGCTCCTGCGGCCCCTCGTCCTTGAGCAGGAAGCCGGTGGCACCTTCCCGCAGGGCCCTGGTGACGTTCTCCTCGTCGCCGAAGGTGGTGAGCATGACCACCTGCGG
This Streptomyces decoyicus DNA region includes the following protein-coding sequences:
- a CDS encoding response regulator; amino-acid sequence: MTDQANSVRSGAGSVIRVLLADDEEMIRHGLRLILRHADGIEVVGEAANGADAFRLAAEHRPDVVLLDIRMPVLDGLAAIEPLVALTPAPQVVMLTTFGDEENVTRALREGATGFLLKDEGPQELISAVRAAAAGDAVLSPGVTGTVIRRMLSGGGAGPPAPDSRVAGLTDREREVLVTLGEGLSNAEIGSRLGIGVGTVKSHVRSILEKTGSSSRVQAGLLAHQAGLMD
- a CDS encoding ABC transporter ATP-binding protein — encoded protein: MSHPATAATRLGASSGVAARATGLTKVYGEGETRVVALDSVTVEFGRGRFTAIMGPSGSGKSTLMHCMAGLDTISQGSARIGDTELSRLGDRQLTRLRREKLGFVFQAFNLLPTLNAVENITLPMDIAGRKPDQEWLELIVGTVGLSGRLRHRPSQLSGGQQQRVAVARALAGRPEIIFADEPTGNLDSRSGAEVLGFLRDSVRELGQTVVMVTHDPVAASYADRVVFLADGRLTDDLPAPTPEAVLDRMRHFETQGRTN